The following coding sequences lie in one Silvanigrella aquatica genomic window:
- a CDS encoding serine hydrolase domain-containing protein — translation MIPNLLKYLKKIFCIQIIYFVFGCTDSSSKQSPSIKFKPKEIFSIQARNENLIKLNTKEVGITGVLTTVQCPKFNKGEAFTYFSGTQNLEGAFVSEKSLFQMGTSSKLLLTVIALQLEEEERLSLNDEISKFLPDIFPNWQNITLRQLLNNTSGIPPIEMKKYINSINDFKKEFIIEHILKIQHEMPLNFKSGLKWENSDTNILLTSYIIEKITSHKIKFEIENRILNPLNLSRFFYIHHVPDNEIPAHEKNNIIHGYFYSEENGFKKFNKMSTHHFSVSLYNAAAAWTANSIELNSFIRSLFNKNSNNKSLLKEKKLNEMLSFIDNREGQGATTLPEGVNKENKSGYGVGVKAIYNDLLEAPQYLSEGKSLGMTSYISYIPSLNASYVLVVNSSHMGVSEEAHTNLKKFVHLQCL, via the coding sequence TTGATTCCGAATTTACTTAAGTATTTAAAAAAAATATTTTGCATACAAATAATTTATTTCGTTTTTGGTTGTACCGATTCCTCTTCTAAGCAATCGCCTTCTATAAAATTTAAACCAAAAGAAATATTTAGTATTCAAGCTCGCAATGAAAATTTAATTAAATTAAATACGAAAGAAGTGGGAATAACCGGTGTTCTCACGACAGTACAATGTCCTAAATTCAATAAGGGTGAAGCCTTTACTTATTTTTCTGGTACTCAAAATCTTGAGGGTGCATTTGTCTCTGAAAAAAGTTTGTTTCAAATGGGGACGAGTTCAAAGTTACTTTTGACTGTTATTGCCCTTCAACTTGAAGAAGAGGAGCGTTTAAGTTTAAATGATGAAATAAGTAAATTTTTACCTGATATTTTTCCTAATTGGCAAAATATAACATTAAGGCAATTGTTAAATAATACAAGTGGGATTCCTCCCATAGAAATGAAAAAATATATTAATTCAATAAATGATTTTAAAAAAGAATTTATAATTGAACATATATTAAAAATTCAACATGAAATGCCATTGAATTTTAAATCGGGCTTAAAATGGGAAAATTCCGATACAAATATTTTATTAACTTCCTATATTATTGAAAAAATTACGAGTCACAAAATAAAATTTGAAATTGAAAATAGAATTTTAAATCCTTTAAATTTAAGTCGTTTTTTTTACATTCATCATGTTCCAGATAATGAAATTCCAGCCCATGAAAAAAATAATATAATCCACGGCTATTTTTACTCAGAAGAAAATGGTTTTAAAAAATTTAATAAAATGAGCACGCATCATTTTAGCGTCTCTTTGTATAATGCAGCAGCAGCATGGACTGCAAATTCTATTGAATTAAATTCTTTTATACGATCTTTATTTAATAAAAATTCAAATAATAAATCTCTATTAAAAGAAAAAAAATTAAATGAAATGTTATCGTTTATAGACAACCGCGAAGGGCAGGGAGCTACTACTTTACCCGAAGGTGTGAATAAGGAAAATAAAAGCGGTTATGGTGTAGGAGTAAAAGCTATTTATAATGATTTGTTAGAAGCCCCTCAATATTTAAGCGAAGGAAAAAGCTTGGGAATGACATCTTATATCTCGTATATTCCTAGTCTCAATGCGTCTTATGTTTTAGTTGTGAATTCAAGTCATATGGGAGTCTCCGAAGAAGCACATACAAATTTGAAAAAATTTGTTCATCTACAATGCCTTTAA
- a CDS encoding RidA family protein, translating to MKIIATENAPKAIGPYSQAIVLGNMVFCSGSIPLNPSTMKVEATTIETQTEQVIKNMSAILETSGSSLDKVVKTTVFLKNMDDFQKMNSVYERLFKGHAPARSTVQVAKLPLDVMVEIECIASL from the coding sequence ATGAAAATTATTGCGACAGAAAATGCCCCCAAAGCCATTGGTCCATATTCACAGGCAATTGTATTAGGTAACATGGTTTTTTGCTCAGGATCTATTCCCTTAAATCCCTCAACCATGAAAGTAGAAGCCACTACGATTGAAACACAAACAGAACAAGTTATTAAAAACATGTCAGCTATTTTAGAAACTTCGGGTTCAAGTCTAGACAAAGTTGTCAAAACGACTGTATTTTTAAAAAATATGGATGACTTTCAAAAAATGAACAGCGTCTATGAGCGCTTATTTAAAGGTCATGCTCCTGCGCGCTCAACCGTACAAGTTGCGAAACTCCCCCTCGATGTCATGGTAGAAATTGAGTGTATTGCTTCTCTGTAA
- the rfaE2 gene encoding D-glycero-beta-D-manno-heptose 1-phosphate adenylyltransferase, with the protein MMNFDRQSTPKDVLALKNTRIFIAGDIILDTYIEGKVNRISPEAPVPVVLESNRRAVPGGAGNVAANIASMGGAAFLCGRVGNDIEAQILKGILEDFGIDTSSLIISNQVPTTTKMRIVSGSMLSSSGAQQIVRVDKESTELISSVEEQRVLELFERFLDCGGNRCLVISDYGKGFLTKSLIHSLIQLSKQYKVPVVTDPKSEDVQRYSGSTVIKPNLSEGRSVLRVLKPGFHPTSFANEIETIADCYLEASGCENLVMSLSEHGVLSKGKNLEDTLKIKTHALQVSDVSGAGDTLISFLAMSLAAGHPLSRATELGNLAAGVACGKIGTATLSPTELLEAFKNQSEATHPEKLMSMESLIQISQDLKSQKKNFVFTNGCFDILHAGHVDYLQKARALGDLLIVGLNSDSSVSRLKGASRPVQTSSDRAAILASLACVDYIVVFEEDTPLDTILALKPDILVKGSDYTLENTIGAKEVLSWGGKVEHISLLPGRSTTSIIQKAQLDR; encoded by the coding sequence ATGATGAATTTTGACCGGCAATCTACCCCGAAAGACGTCCTTGCTTTAAAAAACACCCGTATTTTTATTGCAGGAGATATTATACTTGACACCTATATTGAAGGGAAAGTGAACCGTATTTCACCTGAAGCACCTGTTCCCGTGGTGCTGGAATCAAATCGAAGAGCCGTTCCAGGCGGAGCTGGAAATGTGGCCGCCAATATCGCATCCATGGGAGGAGCCGCTTTTCTCTGTGGCCGCGTTGGCAATGACATAGAAGCTCAAATTCTTAAAGGAATATTGGAAGATTTTGGCATAGATACCAGCTCTTTAATTATATCAAATCAAGTCCCCACAACAACAAAAATGCGCATTGTTTCGGGGAGTATGCTAAGTTCCTCAGGAGCACAACAAATTGTCCGTGTCGATAAAGAATCTACAGAGCTCATTTCTTCCGTAGAAGAGCAACGAGTACTTGAACTTTTTGAAAGATTTTTAGATTGCGGAGGGAATCGCTGTCTGGTGATTTCAGATTATGGGAAAGGATTTTTAACAAAATCTTTAATACACTCTCTTATTCAATTAAGTAAACAATATAAAGTTCCTGTCGTAACCGACCCCAAAAGCGAGGATGTCCAACGCTATTCGGGCTCCACCGTCATTAAGCCTAATTTAAGTGAAGGGCGTTCCGTTTTACGCGTCCTAAAACCAGGATTTCATCCCACATCTTTTGCAAATGAAATTGAAACCATAGCAGACTGTTACCTTGAGGCCAGCGGATGTGAAAATTTAGTGATGAGCCTCTCTGAACATGGCGTCTTAAGCAAAGGCAAAAACTTAGAAGACACTCTTAAAATTAAAACCCATGCCCTTCAAGTTTCCGATGTTTCAGGAGCAGGAGACACTCTCATCTCTTTTTTAGCTATGAGCCTGGCTGCAGGACATCCGCTTTCACGTGCCACAGAACTAGGCAATCTTGCGGCCGGAGTGGCCTGTGGAAAAATAGGAACGGCGACCTTATCTCCTACAGAGTTGCTAGAAGCTTTTAAAAATCAGAGCGAAGCAACGCATCCTGAAAAACTCATGAGCATGGAATCTCTCATTCAGATCTCACAAGATTTGAAATCACAAAAGAAAAACTTTGTATTTACCAATGGGTGCTTTGATATTTTACATGCAGGACATGTGGATTATTTACAAAAAGCACGCGCTTTGGGCGACCTACTAATCGTCGGTCTCAATTCCGATAGCAGCGTTTCCCGACTCAAAGGAGCAAGTCGACCCGTTCAGACATCGTCTGATAGAGCTGCGATATTAGCATCGCTGGCTTGCGTGGACTATATTGTCGTATTTGAAGAAGATACTCCTTTAGATACCATTTTAGCTCTCAAACCCGATATTTTGGTAAAGGGCTCCGATTATACTTTAGAAAACACAATTGGAGCAAAGGAAGTTTTATCTTGGGGAGGAAAAGTAGAACACATTTCTTTATTACCTGGTAGAAGCACCACTTCCATTATCCAAAAAGCACAATTAGATAGATAA
- a CDS encoding phytoene/squalene synthase family protein, with translation MNSINIENNIMKYQHNNVQISYHESLNYCLSILPNVSRSFAIGIQFLSGELRKSVLVGYLLCRIIDTIEDDRYLDLNLKEQYLNRFLNCFDDIKETYTYSKVSSELQGDPYHLDLVKNTHRVFEVYTSLSKNTQNILKNWVSEMSKGMSLFVNRYPKGIRIVSLDEYKEYCYYVAGTVGYLLTDLWKEYGSFINENVYNKMQKNSVIFGEALQTVNILKDIKWDAQNENSIYIPLNILKKYGVNHESLLNISSQENAEKAVREILILAQQDLQISVDYLKSIPKMNFRIRFFCIFPLFLAFATLRELDKSRSILSSEKVIKVSRLEVKKIKKYSLFASLSNKYLDRAVTKILKF, from the coding sequence ATGAATTCAATAAATATTGAAAATAATATAATGAAATATCAACACAATAATGTTCAAATATCTTATCATGAATCATTAAATTATTGTTTGTCTATTTTACCAAATGTATCACGCTCTTTTGCAATTGGAATTCAATTTTTGTCTGGCGAGTTACGTAAATCCGTTTTAGTCGGTTATTTATTATGCCGCATTATCGATACTATTGAGGATGATAGGTATCTAGATTTAAATTTAAAGGAACAATATTTAAACAGATTTTTAAATTGTTTTGACGACATAAAAGAAACCTATACTTATTCTAAAGTATCCTCTGAGCTTCAAGGTGATCCCTATCATCTTGATCTTGTAAAAAATACCCATCGTGTTTTTGAAGTTTATACTTCCTTATCTAAAAACACGCAAAATATTTTAAAAAACTGGGTTTCTGAAATGTCAAAAGGGATGTCTTTATTTGTAAATAGATATCCTAAAGGGATTCGTATAGTATCCTTAGATGAATATAAAGAATATTGCTACTATGTAGCAGGTACTGTGGGGTATCTATTAACAGATTTGTGGAAAGAATATGGTTCTTTTATAAATGAAAACGTTTATAATAAAATGCAAAAAAATTCTGTTATTTTTGGTGAGGCATTACAAACTGTAAATATTTTAAAAGATATTAAATGGGATGCACAAAATGAAAATTCAATTTATATTCCTTTAAATATCCTAAAAAAATATGGTGTGAATCACGAATCCTTATTAAATATCAGCTCTCAGGAAAATGCAGAAAAAGCGGTTCGTGAAATTCTTATACTAGCACAGCAAGATTTACAAATTTCAGTTGATTATCTTAAATCTATTCCAAAAATGAATTTTAGAATTCGGTTTTTCTGTATATTCCCTCTTTTTCTTGCCTTTGCCACATTAAGAGAGCTCGATAAATCTCGTAGTATTCTTTCATCTGAAAAAGTCATTAAAGTTTCTCGATTGGAAGTGAAGAAAATAAAAAAATATTCATTATTTGCATCTTTAAGTAACAAATATCTTGATAGAGCTGTGACTAAGATTTTGAAATTTTAA
- a CDS encoding CRTAC1 family protein, producing MSLKAKKNKILFKDSSHALEENDSSQYYGVTLFDIDGDNELEILIANASGGNIIYKYNELTQTFKNIAPENFKAVDKKTLCLCVGDFLGNGSPAIYMQHSDTFSGMKTQYDNILVRDSEPNENISFQDYIKKNPDMSNPYAGRSVAAVDFRGEGKHGFYVVNYDAPSLFYNFNLEKNKLEEISKELGLRQFAGGRSILSQYIINKKAIDVFIGNENDSNALFTLSRNGLYKEVASDFELTDYFNDSRGIAIADFDGNGLSDIVVGTWEGKNSIFIQTSDGIFENLSPPFFTEPRSIRSVIVADFDNDGKEEVFINTYKNRNRMYRYLGNREWEELDIGSLSGKNLCGTGAAVGDLTGNGFLDIFITVDNQTSQENKLFLGVPNKNNWLRIQPLTKNGFPALGAKVRLYLKNGKSQTKFICSGSGYLCQMEPVAHFGLGFKKPKIEKIEITWPGNGIEDPPYREISGANVNYDTFIQIPFPNHSESSKE from the coding sequence ATGTCATTAAAGGCAAAAAAAAATAAAATTTTGTTCAAAGATTCATCACATGCTTTGGAAGAAAATGATTCATCGCAGTATTATGGTGTCACTTTATTTGATATTGATGGTGACAACGAGCTTGAAATTTTAATAGCAAACGCTTCCGGTGGCAATATTATTTATAAATATAATGAGCTAACTCAAACATTTAAAAATATAGCACCTGAAAATTTTAAAGCAGTAGATAAAAAAACTTTATGTTTATGTGTGGGTGATTTTTTAGGTAACGGGTCACCTGCAATTTATATGCAGCATTCCGATACTTTTTCAGGAATGAAAACACAATACGATAATATTCTTGTGCGCGATTCAGAACCAAATGAGAATATTTCCTTTCAAGATTATATCAAAAAAAATCCCGATATGAGCAATCCTTATGCAGGGCGCAGTGTTGCCGCTGTAGATTTTCGCGGTGAAGGGAAACACGGGTTTTATGTAGTCAATTATGATGCCCCAAGTTTATTTTATAATTTTAATTTAGAGAAAAATAAACTTGAAGAAATTTCCAAAGAGCTGGGTTTAAGACAATTTGCAGGTGGACGTAGCATTTTATCGCAATATATTATTAATAAAAAAGCAATTGATGTTTTTATTGGGAATGAGAACGATTCCAATGCCCTATTTACACTTTCAAGAAATGGATTGTATAAAGAAGTGGCTTCTGATTTTGAATTAACTGATTACTTTAATGATTCAAGAGGAATTGCAATTGCTGATTTTGATGGAAATGGATTGTCAGACATTGTGGTAGGAACATGGGAAGGTAAAAATTCTATTTTTATTCAAACCTCAGATGGTATTTTTGAAAATCTTTCCCCCCCTTTTTTTACAGAGCCACGCAGTATAAGAAGTGTGATTGTCGCTGATTTTGATAATGATGGTAAAGAAGAAGTTTTTATCAATACTTATAAAAATCGAAATCGTATGTATCGTTATCTTGGAAATAGAGAATGGGAAGAACTGGATATTGGTTCTCTTTCTGGAAAAAACTTGTGTGGAACCGGTGCTGCTGTAGGCGATCTCACAGGAAATGGTTTTTTGGATATATTTATTACGGTTGATAATCAAACATCACAAGAAAATAAATTATTTTTAGGAGTTCCGAATAAAAATAATTGGCTTCGTATCCAGCCTCTTACAAAAAATGGATTTCCTGCTTTAGGAGCTAAAGTAAGATTATATTTAAAAAATGGAAAATCCCAGACAAAATTTATATGCTCGGGCAGTGGTTACTTATGTCAAATGGAACCTGTTGCTCATTTTGGTCTTGGCTTTAAAAAACCTAAGATTGAAAAAATTGAAATTACTTGGCCTGGAAATGGGATTGAGGATCCTCCCTATCGTGAGATATCAGGAGCTAATGTAAATTATGACACATTTATTCAAATACCATTTCCAAATCATTCAGAAAGTTCAAAGGAATGA
- a CDS encoding TIGR00282 family metallophosphoesterase — MQNKYLLNHFSGELFYSSFKKILKPHQESIKILMLGDVLGRAGRKIAKKIIPQFKQSLDIDFVTINGENLAGGFGITSKIYDEMKLSGVDAFTMGNHWRDKSDVHLIRQQHKDLVLPQNLNGISGVEYAPEFHLPHRNKTINIINLMGNFAMKEEYKNPFEFLQKEKEHFISKVKSGSNIVIADIHAEASSEKQAMAWYYDGILAALIGTHTHTPTSDERLTENGTAFLTDVGMTGPYDSVIGMNKTRVLTKFINPSVKLPHEVAENDLWLCGFLVEVSPQTNLSLACHRIQCRGVDEENWLISSIV; from the coding sequence TTGCAAAATAAATATTTATTGAATCATTTCTCCGGTGAATTATTCTATTCTTCATTCAAAAAAATTCTAAAACCCCATCAGGAAAGTATTAAAATACTCATGCTTGGGGATGTTTTAGGAAGAGCTGGTCGAAAAATTGCAAAAAAAATAATTCCACAATTTAAACAATCATTAGACATAGACTTCGTCACAATAAATGGCGAAAACTTAGCAGGTGGCTTTGGAATAACAAGTAAAATTTATGATGAAATGAAATTATCTGGTGTCGATGCCTTTACCATGGGAAACCACTGGAGGGACAAATCCGATGTGCATTTAATTCGTCAACAACATAAAGATCTTGTTTTGCCGCAAAATTTAAATGGAATCAGTGGCGTCGAATATGCTCCTGAGTTTCACCTCCCCCATCGCAATAAAACCATAAATATTATTAATTTAATGGGAAATTTTGCAATGAAAGAAGAATACAAAAATCCCTTTGAATTTTTACAAAAAGAAAAAGAACACTTTATAAGTAAAGTAAAATCGGGATCAAATATTGTCATTGCCGATATTCATGCCGAAGCCAGCTCGGAAAAACAGGCTATGGCATGGTATTACGATGGTATTTTAGCAGCACTTATTGGAACACATACCCACACCCCAACCAGTGATGAGCGCTTAACCGAAAATGGAACGGCGTTTCTTACCGATGTGGGAATGACCGGACCCTATGACAGCGTCATTGGCATGAATAAAACGAGAGTCCTTACTAAATTTATTAATCCCTCTGTAAAACTTCCTCATGAAGTCGCTGAAAATGATCTTTGGCTCTGTGGATTTTTAGTGGAAGTCAGTCCGCAAACGAATTTATCCCTAGCCTGCCACCGAATTCAATGCCGTGGCGTAGATGAAGAAAACTGGCTCATTTCTAGTATTGTTTAA
- a CDS encoding serine hydrolase domain-containing protein: MQKEFIDFIQQHSFETGITGASFTIQCPTYHNGKEITYNAGHQSKNGKPVTNKSLYQIGSLSKSFLVVVVLQLEEEGLLNLEDKVAQFFPHDFKKWQDISIKKLLNMTSKIPSFTDGNDSDVILELIADPILNYSSQDILNLVKDKELNNLNWEYSNTNYVLAGKIIEKVTGNKLSTEIQSRILIPLHLKSTYYIKSIPKIDIMFHDLENLMSGYFYELEGSEKKFNGLDIINLSMSRLKAAGSLISNSSDINFFIRTLFESKNFLSRKQQKKLITMIDQATGDELKSTSIPENSLAYGLGIEAKHHPKFKTLVYGHTGGTFGFQSAMWYIPDKKLSYYFALNTSHEEAYNKLELLVEEYIVQRFF, from the coding sequence ATGCAAAAAGAATTCATTGATTTTATCCAGCAACATAGTTTTGAAACAGGAATTACGGGAGCCTCTTTTACAATTCAATGTCCTACGTATCATAATGGCAAAGAAATTACCTATAATGCCGGTCATCAAAGTAAAAATGGGAAACCGGTAACAAATAAAAGCTTGTACCAAATTGGCAGTTTATCGAAATCATTTTTAGTGGTTGTTGTCCTTCAATTAGAAGAAGAAGGGCTGTTAAATTTAGAAGATAAAGTAGCTCAATTTTTTCCCCATGATTTTAAAAAATGGCAAGATATTTCAATTAAAAAATTGCTTAATATGACTTCAAAAATTCCCTCATTTACAGACGGTAATGACTCCGATGTGATATTGGAATTAATAGCCGATCCTATTTTAAATTATTCCAGTCAAGACATTTTAAATTTAGTCAAGGATAAAGAACTTAATAATTTAAATTGGGAATATTCTAATACGAATTATGTCTTAGCTGGAAAAATAATTGAAAAAGTAACAGGAAATAAATTATCAACTGAAATTCAGTCGCGTATATTAATACCTCTACACTTAAAATCAACCTATTATATTAAATCAATCCCCAAAATTGACATTATGTTTCATGATTTAGAAAATTTAATGAGCGGCTATTTTTATGAATTAGAGGGGAGTGAAAAAAAATTTAATGGTTTGGATATTATAAATTTGAGTATGTCGCGCTTAAAAGCAGCAGGTTCCCTTATTTCAAATTCATCTGATATTAATTTTTTTATTCGCACTTTATTTGAAAGTAAAAACTTTTTATCGCGTAAGCAGCAAAAAAAATTAATCACAATGATCGATCAAGCCACAGGAGACGAATTAAAAAGTACAAGTATTCCCGAAAATTCTTTGGCTTATGGTTTAGGTATTGAAGCAAAACATCACCCTAAATTTAAGACATTGGTTTATGGCCATACGGGGGGTACTTTTGGATTTCAATCAGCAATGTGGTATATTCCCGATAAAAAATTATCGTACTATTTTGCCCTAAATACTTCACACGAAGAGGCGTATAATAAACTTGAATTATTAGTAGAAGAGTATATTGTGCAAAGATTTTTTTAA
- a CDS encoding AI-2E family transporter, whose product MRSFFTRETVFFLCIVLLCFYVLYPYLLPFIFGISLAYLYEPLHEKIMVYFKFKKSIWNWFVAVFLVFITLTAIIGPILSLISTGIQELVSLLNLLDTELKNPMFFNELSKNISLFLDKFSIHYSAEEIIVKGTEMLKKIVTFAASGAGTALSATPAFIIKITVFLLTWVFFLIHGKDYRNYLLPKLLPWDKEREMISKTISSILKALIVANVLVSCIQAIIITSVLAMFGIPRFALMGIIAFFASFIPVIGTAPVMLGAAAWCYFNQGRLGAAIGIIICAALVSLVDNILRPYFMKGGADLNFFWIFLAIVGGMSQFGVSGAVLGPVCFALFVAAVRANEEIHQPVIEQEEAPNP is encoded by the coding sequence GTGCGTTCTTTTTTTACCAGAGAAACAGTTTTTTTTCTTTGCATAGTTCTTCTTTGTTTTTACGTTTTATATCCCTATCTTCTACCTTTTATATTCGGAATTTCTTTAGCGTATTTATACGAACCACTTCATGAAAAAATTATGGTTTATTTCAAATTTAAAAAGTCTATATGGAATTGGTTTGTTGCAGTATTCCTTGTTTTTATTACTTTAACTGCAATAATTGGGCCTATTCTTTCTTTAATTTCAACAGGTATTCAAGAGTTAGTTTCACTATTAAATTTGCTAGATACTGAATTAAAAAATCCGATGTTTTTTAATGAGCTTTCTAAAAATATAAGTCTATTTTTAGATAAATTTTCTATTCATTATTCAGCAGAAGAAATTATCGTCAAAGGTACAGAAATGCTGAAAAAAATTGTTACCTTTGCTGCTTCAGGTGCGGGTACAGCATTGTCAGCAACTCCTGCCTTTATAATTAAGATAACTGTTTTTCTTTTAACATGGGTATTTTTTCTGATTCATGGCAAAGATTATCGAAATTATTTATTACCAAAATTGCTTCCTTGGGACAAAGAAAGAGAAATGATTTCCAAAACAATTTCCTCAATTTTAAAAGCACTTATTGTTGCTAATGTTTTGGTTTCTTGTATTCAAGCTATTATTATCACCTCTGTTCTGGCCATGTTTGGAATTCCACGTTTTGCGCTTATGGGAATTATTGCTTTTTTTGCCTCATTTATTCCAGTTATAGGTACAGCGCCTGTTATGTTGGGTGCCGCTGCGTGGTGCTATTTTAATCAGGGGAGGTTAGGAGCTGCTATTGGAATTATTATTTGTGCGGCGCTCGTAAGTCTTGTTGATAATATTTTGCGACCCTATTTCATGAAGGGGGGAGCCGATCTTAACTTTTTCTGGATATTTTTAGCTATCGTGGGCGGTATGTCTCAGTTTGGTGTTTCAGGAGCCGTTTTAGGACCTGTTTGTTTTGCTTTATTTGTTGCTGCTGTTAGAGCAAATGAAGAAATCCATCAGCCTGTTATTGAGCAAGAAGAAGCGCCAAATCCTTAG
- a CDS encoding serine hydrolase domain-containing protein, whose product MKFFNSKNKKVSFLIIIFFNSIVGCTHNKNLSEVNAAPYSMDLAKELDIFIDKEQSINEITGVSVTFQCPAFQKGSPKTWNIGLQSKQGLPLSDESLFQSGSIIKSMVSVIILKLEEEKKLSLNNTVKDFFPNAFEKWQNISLKQLLNMTSGIKGSFRSEYDPVKTKFFANAYYKFSTDEILNLMHEEDIKFKPGSEYYYSNTNYVLLNKIIEKVTGNGLEIELQKRIFEPLNLNNSYFIKHLPKEDIPSYKLVNLMSGYLHPEKESSSFHLKGTETTNFSLSSANGAGALISTTGDLNFYLRSLFLNNKQNNNSFFSENQLQKMMTFIDVSNGNKIPDIQKSKESIGYGLALLSSYNEIFNEREIFHTGGTFGYSSKMSYFPEKEISYVYKINSDNRIKIIEMDKVIQKYIFQQCKAN is encoded by the coding sequence ATGAAATTTTTTAATTCAAAAAACAAAAAAGTATCTTTTTTAATAATAATCTTTTTCAATTCTATTGTGGGTTGCACTCATAATAAAAATTTAAGCGAGGTGAACGCTGCTCCCTATTCTATGGATTTAGCAAAAGAGCTTGATATTTTTATTGATAAAGAGCAATCGATAAATGAAATTACGGGAGTCTCAGTTACTTTTCAATGTCCCGCTTTTCAAAAAGGCTCTCCTAAAACGTGGAATATAGGTTTACAAAGTAAACAGGGTTTGCCTTTAAGCGATGAAAGTTTATTTCAGAGTGGCAGCATTATTAAATCCATGGTTTCCGTTATTATACTGAAACTAGAAGAAGAAAAAAAATTATCCTTAAATAATACAGTAAAAGATTTTTTTCCAAATGCCTTCGAAAAATGGCAAAATATTTCCTTGAAGCAGCTGCTAAATATGACCAGTGGCATTAAAGGGTCTTTTAGGTCTGAATATGATCCTGTGAAAACAAAATTCTTTGCCAATGCCTATTATAAATTTTCAACAGATGAAATATTAAATTTAATGCATGAAGAAGATATTAAATTTAAACCTGGAAGTGAATATTATTATTCTAATACAAATTATGTTTTACTTAATAAAATTATTGAAAAGGTAACTGGAAATGGTTTAGAAATAGAATTGCAAAAAAGAATTTTTGAACCTTTAAATTTGAATAATTCATATTTTATTAAGCATCTTCCAAAAGAGGATATTCCATCCTATAAACTAGTCAATTTGATGAGTGGATATCTGCATCCTGAAAAAGAATCATCAAGCTTTCATTTAAAAGGAACAGAAACGACAAACTTTAGTTTATCATCTGCTAATGGAGCAGGAGCATTAATTTCTACTACTGGGGATTTAAATTTTTATTTACGGTCCTTATTTTTAAACAATAAGCAAAATAATAATTCCTTTTTTTCTGAAAACCAACTTCAAAAAATGATGACTTTTATTGATGTTTCTAATGGAAATAAAATTCCAGATATACAAAAAAGCAAAGAATCTATTGGTTATGGCTTGGCTTTACTTTCTTCCTATAATGAAATATTTAATGAAAGAGAAATTTTTCACACAGGAGGAACATTTGGATATTCATCGAAAATGTCTTATTTTCCAGAGAAGGAAATTTCATACGTTTATAAAATAAATTCAGATAATCGCATTAAGATTATTGAAATGGATAAGGTAATTCAGAAATATATATTTCAGCAATGCAAAGCTAATTAA